The genomic DNA AATCACCCTAAACGCACCGATTGACCTTAAATTATCCACAACATGCGCTAGGAGTGGTTTACCCATAACGTTAACCATGGGCTTCGGTTCATTAGACAAGCTCCTTAACTCGCTACCATTAGGTGCAATAATTACACCTACTAAGTTCCCCCTCATTACGCATTAAGTCCCCTAAGTCTTAATAACATTTAGCCCCCTTAAACTACTCTACGGTAACAGTCTTAGCGAGGTTCCTCGGCTTGTCAGGGTCATAACCCCTTAATACTGCCGTGTAGTAGGCTAGTAATTGAAGCGGTATGGATTGAATAATGGTGAGTAGGTAAGGTGAGGCATCGGGTGTTTGAATAACCTCGGTAAAAACCTTACCTAACCTGGCGTAGTGCTTACTTGGTAAGATACCTATTGTGTAAGCTCCCCTAGCTGCCATTTCCATGACATTACCCTCAAGGGGGTCTAGGTAATCATCATCAGCGACAGTGAATATTACTGGGAATCCCTGGTCAACAAGGGCTATTGGCCCATGCTTACTCTCACCCGCTGGGTAAGCCTCAGCATGGACGTAGGCTACCTCCTTCATCTTAAGCGCCCCCTCCATTGCTATGGGTAAACCAATCCCCCTGCTTAGGTAATATGCGCTTGCTTTAACCTTAACCTTATCAGCAATGTGCCTAACCCTAGCCTCAACGTTAATCATGGTTGCGTTAACCAGGTCAGGTGCCTGTTCAAGTTCACTCATTATTAGGCTGTACGTCTCCTTACCTATGCCCCCATTGTATAGTGCGGCATTAGCAGCTAATGCCGTGAGTATCATTAACTGAGCTGTGAAGGTTTTAGTGGCTGCCACACTAATTTCAGGCCCGGCACTGGTGTATAATTGGTAGTCGCTTTCCCTAGGTATTGTACTATCAACCACGTTTGAAACAGCCAACACCCTAGCCCCCCTCTCCCTAAATACCCTTGCTGCCATTAGCGTGTCTATTGTTTCACCAGATTGAGACACAGCCACAAGCAAATCACCCTCCCTAACAAGCCTAAGGTACTTCCTGTATTCGGATGAGTTGAAGACATGCGTGTCTAAGCCAGCTAGACCTGCCAATAGGTAATCCAAAACTAACCCAGCATGGTATGAGGTACCACTGGCCGTTATGAAGACCCTCCTAGCCTCAGTAATAATCCTACTCAGCTTACTAACGTAACCCATGTCTAATCCAGCCCAAGTCTCCCTAAGAGCCTTAGGTTGCTCATGAATCTCCTTAAGCATGAAATGCGGGTAACCCTCCCTACTTGCCGCCTCAGGACTCCAATTAACTACCCTAACCCTACCTTCCACGTTAACTGGTTCACCGTTCCTCTCAATGTAAATGCCGCTTGGTGTTAAGTAACCGTACTCACCATCATGTAGTGTTATGACCCTGTTAGTGT from Caldivirga sp. includes the following:
- the glmS gene encoding glutamine--fructose-6-phosphate transaminase (isomerizing), yielding MCGIVGVAGGVGERLGLVLKKCLERLEYRGYDSAGVAVTGAGRIIIRKGKGKIHEVEARVNFTALDGLSGIGHTRWATHGKPSDENAHPHVDCTGEVAVAHNGIIANYKELKEQLIARGHRFISDTDTEVIAHLFEDYVKAGLPALVALRETIRRLKGSYAIALLYSREPDRVFFARNVSPLVIGVGEGFNFLASDIPAFLSYTNRVITLHDGEYGYLTPSGIYIERNGEPVNVEGRVRVVNWSPEAASREGYPHFMLKEIHEQPKALRETWAGLDMGYVSKLSRIITEARRVFITASGTSYHAGLVLDYLLAGLAGLDTHVFNSSEYRKYLRLVREGDLLVAVSQSGETIDTLMAARVFRERGARVLAVSNVVDSTIPRESDYQLYTSAGPEISVAATKTFTAQLMILTALAANAALYNGGIGKETYSLIMSELEQAPDLVNATMINVEARVRHIADKVKVKASAYYLSRGIGLPIAMEGALKMKEVAYVHAEAYPAGESKHGPIALVDQGFPVIFTVADDDYLDPLEGNVMEMAARGAYTIGILPSKHYARLGKVFTEVIQTPDASPYLLTIIQSIPLQLLAYYTAVLRGYDPDKPRNLAKTVTVE